A genomic segment from Myxococcales bacterium encodes:
- a CDS encoding NAD(P)/FAD-dependent oxidoreductase, with protein MKIAVVGAGPAGSFCAYHLAKAGADVTLIDQFPAAWEKPCGGGVPPKVRERFAEIDSYDGPRRPVAVGNFVSPDGQAVRLVSGRPMWVVARRDFDGYLRRLALGAGAKFVRGRVRRVAREGAAFRLAVGEGLQCDYLIGADGAKSVVRRDLFGPIPRHLLTSTVGYFLRAAATDATSWFLPRPGYIWAYPRPDHLCLGGGSADTALDIWGQVDEIRQRHFAADPILKKWAAPIPFIREPDFYDGPTAGEGAAVIGDAAGHVDALTGEGILYALWDGKLLAEALLAGRPGDYDQRWRAEFGRELGKATKLSRWFYDPPTIRRVFGVATRSETMRRFLMAIMTDQPSYLQTGNLFLRQLPAIGWEVLRSLW; from the coding sequence ATGAAAATCGCGGTGGTCGGAGCCGGACCGGCCGGTTCCTTCTGCGCTTACCACCTCGCCAAAGCCGGCGCCGACGTCACCTTGATCGATCAATTCCCCGCCGCCTGGGAAAAACCCTGCGGCGGCGGCGTGCCGCCGAAGGTCCGCGAGCGCTTCGCCGAAATCGACAGCTACGACGGGCCGCGCCGGCCGGTGGCGGTCGGCAATTTCGTTTCGCCCGACGGGCAGGCGGTGCGACTGGTCAGCGGCCGGCCGATGTGGGTCGTCGCGCGGCGCGATTTCGACGGTTACCTGCGCCGCCTGGCGCTGGGGGCCGGCGCCAAATTCGTGCGCGGCCGCGTGCGACGCGTCGCGCGGGAAGGGGCGGCGTTTCGATTGGCGGTCGGTGAGGGCCTGCAGTGCGATTATCTCATCGGGGCCGACGGCGCCAAATCGGTCGTCCGTCGCGACCTCTTCGGGCCGATCCCGCGCCACCTGCTGACCTCGACAGTCGGCTATTTTTTGCGCGCCGCGGCGACGGACGCCACGAGCTGGTTTCTGCCGCGCCCCGGCTACATCTGGGCGTACCCGCGGCCCGATCACTTGTGCCTCGGCGGCGGCAGCGCCGACACGGCGCTCGACATCTGGGGCCAGGTCGACGAGATCCGCCAGCGTCACTTCGCCGCCGATCCGATCCTGAAAAAATGGGCGGCGCCGATCCCGTTCATCCGCGAACCGGACTTTTACGACGGCCCGACGGCCGGCGAAGGCGCGGCGGTGATCGGCGATGCGGCGGGACATGTCGACGCGCTGACGGGCGAAGGCATCCTCTACGCGCTGTGGGACGGCAAACTATTGGCCGAAGCGTTGCTGGCCGGGCGTCCCGGCGACTACGACCAGCGCTGGCGCGCCGAATTCGGCCGGGAACTGGGCAAGGCGACGAAGCTGTCGCGCTGGTTTTACGATCCGCCGACGATCCGCCGCGTCTTTGGAGTGGCGACGCGCAGCGAGACCATGCGGCGCTTTTTG